One Myripristis murdjan chromosome 17, fMyrMur1.1, whole genome shotgun sequence DNA segment encodes these proteins:
- the basp1 gene encoding brain acid soluble protein 1 homolog: protein MGGKLSKKKKGYNVNDDKAKDKDAKAEGASAEESEAPKDNKDEAPAATDTKEVANNTAAKEAPAADAAAPKEEEKNAAAKEPEKPAANAEAKAEAPKSAEPAKAEEKPAAAAPAKESAPAAKEPEAKAAAPESKDEADAKKTEAPAAPAAKAEAAPATSPDPKPTEAAAATPAPAKEAAAAPSSTPAAEPAAPGKEANATEAPSKDQTVAVQD from the coding sequence ATGGGAGGCAAGCTCAGCAAAAAGAAGAAGGGATACAACGTAAACGATGACAAGGCCAAAGACAAGGACGCCAAAGCGGAGGGGGCGTCCGCTGAGGAAAGCGAAGCGCCGAAGGACAACAAGGACGAGGCCCCGGCCGCCACCGACACCAAGGAGGTAGCGAACAACACGGCGGCCAAGGAGGCGCCCGCTGCCGACGCCGCGGCGcccaaagaggaagagaagaatgCCGCCGCGAAGGAGCCCGAGAAACCTGCCGCCAACGCCGAGGCGAAAGCAGAGGCGCCCAAGAGCGCCGAGCCCGCCAAGGCCGAGGAGAAACCGGCGGCCGCGGCCCCGGCGAAAGAGTCGGCCCCCGCCGCCAAGGAGCCGGAGGCCAAGGCCGCGGCTCCCGAGAGCAAAGATGAGGCCGACGCCAAAAAGACTGAGGCCCCCGCGGCTCCAGCAGCCAAAGCCGAGGCGGCCCCCGCCACCTCCCCCGACCCCAAGCCCACAGAGGCGGCGGCGGCCACCCCCGCCCCGGCAAAGGAGGCCGCCGCGGCCCCTAGTTCAACACCAGCCGCCGAACCTGCCGCACCGGGCAAGGAGGCGAACGCCACAGAGGCACCAAGCAAGGATCAAACCGTAGCAGTTCAAGATTAA